The Candidatus Zixiibacteriota bacterium genomic interval GCATACCTTAAGATCTCCGATGGCTGCGATAATCTTTGCGCTTATTGTGCCATCCCCAGGATCAGGGGCCAGTATCGTAGTCGCCCAATGGAATCGATTTTGGCCGAGGCCAGGTATCTCGCCGAGCACGGCAAGAGAGAGTTGATACTCGTATCTCAAGACTCAACTCTGTATGGCCACGACTACCCGGCGTCGGCGAAGGTCGACATCGTTTCTCTCCTGAAAGAACTGGAGTCGATCGAGGGGGTGAAGTGGATTCGCCTGATGTATCTTCATCCGGCCCATGTTGCGGATGGGCTTGTCGAGTATCTCGTATCCGGCAGCAAGACCCTTCCGTATTTCGATTTGCCGTTGCAACATATAAATTCGGAAATTCTGAAGTCCATGAACCGCAAAATCGACCGCGATGGGATTATCGGACTTTTGGACAAAATAAGGCGAGCCTCGTCTGAGGCGACCATACGAACCACTTTTATAGTAGGGTACCCCGGCGAGACCATCGAGCAGTTCGGCGAGTTGCAGAGCTTTGTGTCGGACTTTGAGTTCGACCGGTTGGGGGTGTTTGGTTATTCGCCTGAAGACGATACGCCGGCGGCGGATCTCCCGGGCCAGATTTCTGAGGAGGAGAAATTCCGGAGACTCGATGAGCTTATGATGCTGCAGCAGGAAATAGCCTTTGCCAAAAATAACTCCTTGATAGGCAGTCAGCGGGATGTTATCATAGATGCGATTTGTGATGATGGCGGCGCGATTGGACGCACCTGTGCGGACTGTCCCGAGATTGACCAGGAAGTGTATGTCACAGGGGGGAATCCCGGGATCGGCGATATCTGTCGCGTCACCATTACAGCCTCACAGGGATATGATTTAGAAGGGCACTTTAGCAGGGAATAGCCTATGATACAATTCGACAAATTGGGCATATTTCTATCCAAACCCATAGCCGTGCTGCTGGTTGTGATATACCTGATCCAGTCGGGTCTGCTGGTTTATCTGATCAAAAACAGGTTTGACCTTGAAAAACAGGTGTCTTTTCAGCATAACCGAATTAACGAGCTCGAGGAAAAGCTCCAGATTTTTAAGGCGATCGATGATTTCCAGATCGGATTCAATGATGATGAAGTCCGCCAGGTCACCGATGTCATATATAGCGAAAGCAAGAAATATCATTATGATCCGATGTTCGTTCTGGCTGTAATCCTGACCGAGTCATCCTTCAAAAGGGGTCAGATCTCCAATAAAGGCGCTCGTGGGCTGATGCAGGTGGTGCCTTTTGTCGGGAAAGACCTTGCCGACCGCACCGGTCTGGAATGGGAAGGCTCACAGATGCTGCTGGAACCCGAAACTAATATCAAGCTGGGGACATTCCATCTTTTCGAGCAAATTCTTAAGTTTGGTGACATCAAAAAAGCCCTGTTGGCATATAATATGGGAGAGGCCAAGCTCAGGGGGATGATTCGGGAAAACAAGCCGCTGCCCAAGGGCTACCTGAACAAGGTCATGGAGAACTACAAGATGCTCAAGGAGACATATAAAGTTTGAAACGCACACTCGCTCACGCAATCATGCTCACGCTCCTGACAATTTTTGTGTCAAATTTTGTTGGCTGCGGCGGAAGACCCAGTCTTGCCAATCTTACTGCCAGGGAATTGTTTGATAAGGGTAAAGCTAAATACAGCGAAAAAGACTATTTCGATGCGATCGAATATTTTCAGGCTATTGTTTACAACTATCCCGGTGAGTCAATGGTCGACACTGCCCAGTACTACCTGGCGCTCTCATATTTCGGCAACCACGAATACGAGCTGGCCCAGGTTGAGTTCAACCGACTCCTGGTGAACTATCCGTCATCGGTTTATTTCGAACACTCTATTTTTATGAAGGCGGTGTGCTTCTTTGAGGGCACTCCTCGGCACTATGGGCTCGACCAATCCGATCTTGAGACGGCCATCAAGCAGTTCGACGACTTCATTATCGACTATCCCGAGGCGGAACTCGTGCCTGAGGCTCAGCGGTATCTTTTGCTCGCCCGTACTCGTCTTGCGAAAAAATACTACAACAGCGGTGTTGTCTATAACCGGCTGGGAGCCTACGAGTCGGCTGGGATATATTTTCAGAAGGTGGTGGATGATTTCACCGATACCGAATTTGCGCCCCAGGCCACCTATAAGATCGCGGAAATGGAATATAAACGGCGCATGTACTCTGAGTCCTCCAAAAAATTCGCTAACTTTGCGGCTGTTTTTCCCGAACACGAGTGGGCGGCCGAGGCCTTGGAAAAAGCTCCCGAGGCTGCTTATAAGAGCGGTGAAGAATCTTACAAGGCCGGGGAGTTTGCCCAGGCCAAGGAGCGTCTCGAATCATTTTTGGAAACTTACCCCGACCACGAAAAAGTAGATGACGCTCGCAAGCTGCTCGAGCAACTCAAGGCCATGCCGTCTGCGGAAATCAAAAAAGATGACGACAACTCCTGAAAAAGGAGAAAACTGGGGAATTCTGGGGGGAACGTTCGACCCTGTCCACACGGGACACATCACACTCGCCAACGACATCTGCATTGCCAAAGGCCTCGACGGGGTCCTGCTTGTCCCGGCCGGTAACCACCCGTTCAAAGAAGGCACCATCTACGCCTCCTTCGAAGACCGGGTGCAGATGCTGAAACTTGCCGTCGCGAATCATGATTGTCTTGGTGTCTCTAAGATTGAACAGCAAAACAATCTTTCCGGATACACCCTTGATACTATCAGGGCCGTCAAGAAACGGCACCCGGGGGTTACGTTCTATTTCATCATTGGCGCCGATAACATCTCGCAAATCAGAAACTGGCACCGGTTCGAGAAAATATTCGATGAAATCCATATCGTGGCCGGTACCAGGCCGTCATACACCTTGGATCACCATGGCGACGCTGTTTTAAGCCGTATTGAATTTGTCGAGACCTCTGCGGTTAACGTGTCATCGAGCGAAATCAGACAGTTGATCGGCCAAGGTGGTGATCTCAGCGTTCTGGACCGATGGGTGGGGAGCGAAATCAAAGAGTATATTATAAGGCGAAAGTTGTACCGGTGATGACTTCCAAGAAGACAGTGTACCTGGTCGATGGCTCCGCGGTGTTCTATCGCGCTTACTTTGCGTTTATTCGCAACCCGCTCATTAACTCAAAAGGCGAAAACACCTCAGCCACCTATGGTTTCGTTAACTCGCTGATCAAGATTATCAACGACGAAAAGCCCGACTATATTGCCGTCGCTTTCGACACCAAGCAGCCGACTTTCCGGCATGAAATGTACGAGGAGTACAAATCGACCCGTGCGAAAATGCCCGATGAGCTGGTGGAGCAACTGCCGCGAATCCGCCAGGCGGTCGAGGCTCTCAATATCGCCAGCTTCGAAAGGGAGGGATACGAAGCGGATGATCTTATCGGTACGATGGCCAAACAGGCTGAGAAAAAAGGTCACCGGGTCTGGTGTGTCACCGGTGACAAGGATTTCTTCCAACTCGTAACTGATAACGTAGGTATATATAATCCCAAAGGCTCGGCTGGTGAAGCTGACAAATATGGCCCGGAAGAAGTAAAGGCGAAGTTTGGCGTCTATCCGGAGCTCGTCATTGACAAGCTCGCTTTAATGGGGGATAGCTCCGACAACGTTCCCGGCATACCGGGCATCGGACCGAAGACGGCTGATACACTTTTGGAGCAGTTTGGTTCGCTTGAAGCGGTTCTGGAAGGAAGCGACAAGATAAAGGCCAAAGGCGTTCGTGAAAAAGTCGGCAGCAATAAAGATAAGGCATTGCTATCCAGAGAGCTTGTTGTCATCAAGACGGATGTTCCGATGGAGTTCGATGTGGAGCAGATCCGGCGCAAAGAAATCAACTACGAACTGGCCAAAAAGCTCTTTTTAGAACTCGAATTCAACCGGCTCTTGAAACAATTACTTCCCGAACAACAGGCTTCGACGGTCGAAGACGCCGCGCCGGGAGTCGCCGACGTGGAGTATCTATGCGTCTCCAGCCTCGAGGAGTTAAAGGAAGTTGTCAAAGAGCTTTCCTCAAAGAAGGAGATTGCCGTCGATACCGAGACGACTTCCATCAACGCCCTCGAAGCTGACCTCGTAGGTGTTTCTCTGGCGGGACAGGCGCGTAAAGCATATTACATCCCGCTTGGCCACACTTTCGACAAAAACAAAAACCTCCCTTTTGACAGCGCTATCAAAGAGCTGAAGAAGCTTCTGGAAAACCCCAGAGTGCAAAAGGGCGGGCAGAATATAAAGTATGATCTGCATGTCCTACGGCGTTGCGGTATAGACATTACGCCAATCGGTTTTGACACCATGCTGGCGTCTTACGTGCTTGATCCTTCCAGCCGCGAAAACTCTCTGAATTTCCTTGCCATGAAGTATTTTGATTATCAGATGCAGCCCATCACGGATCTGATTGGCAGCGGCAAGAACCAGAAGACCTTTGATACCGTATCGGTGGACAAAGCTGTTTTCTATGCCGCCGAAGATGCCGACTACACCTTCCGGCTGCGCGGTAAGTTGGCTCCGCTCATTGACGATCACGAGATGAACAATCTGTATTACAACATTGAACTGCCTCTGGTGAAGGTACTGGCTGACATGGAGCAGGCGGGAATCAGGGTTGACACTGACTTTCTGTCAGGCCTGTCCGGCGAGATGGATAAGAAAATTGATAATCTAAAAATAGAGATTTACAAGATCGCCGGAGGCGAGTTCAATATCAACTCGACTCAGCAGCTTTCGCACATTCTGTTTGAAAAACTAAACTTGCCTACCAAAGGGAAGACCACCAAAAAAACGGGTTACTCGACCGACGTAAAAGTACTGGAGGAACTGGCGGAGATACATCCCTTTCCAAAGTTGATTCTGGAATATCGGCAACTAACCAAACTCACCGGAACTTACATCGACGCAATTCCCAGGCTGGTCAACCCGCGGACCGGCAGAGTGCACACGTCGTTCAACCAGACTATCGCGGCAACGGGCAGACTGTCGTCCACCGACCCTAACCTTCAGAATATCCCTGTGCGCACCGAAGAAGGCCGCCAGATACGTAAAGCGTTTATACCGGCCGACAACGACCACGTCTTACTTGTTGCCGACTACTCCCAGATCGAACTAAGAATACTGGCGCACTACAGCGAAGATAAGGGTCTTATTAAAGCGTTTCGCGACAAAGAAGATATTCATGCCCGCACCGCAGCCGAGGTGTACGGCGTGGACATAAAAAAAGTTACGCCTCAGATGCGTCGAGCGGCCAAAACGGCCAATTTCGCGGTCATCTATGGAGTGTCGGCTTTCGGTCTGTCGCAACAGACCGAACTTGACCTCGGTGAATCGAAAGAGTTCATTGATACCTACTTCGAGCGCTACCCCGGCATACGCCAGTACATGGACAGTATGAAACGGATCGCGCGCGAGCAGGGTTATGTGACCACGCTGTTCAATCGGCGCCGCTATTTACCCGAAATAACCAGCAAGAATTTTAATGTCAGGCAGTTTGCCGAACGCATTGCCATAAACACGCCCATTCAGGGAACAGCCGCCGATATGATCAAGGTTGCCATGATAAAGATTCACAAGAACATGGCGTCAATGAAATCCCGGATGGTTCTTCAGGTTCACGACGAATTGGTGTTCGACGCTCACAAGAGCGAACTCGACGATTTAAGGCAGCTGGTCAAAGATGGTATGGAAAAGGCGGTGAAGCTCAAAGTCCCTATTGTGGCCGACCTCGGAGTGGGGGATAACTGGCTCGACGCCAAATAAGTCGCAGACTTTCCGTCAAATGACCGCCGCGATACAACTTTTGCCGTCCGGTCTCCGTTATATATGATGAAGGTACCTGTAGAGAATTGAAAGGGAAGTGTTATGAATAAAAAGATATTAGTGATAGCCGTTATTGCCCTTATGGCTCCGCTGTGCGCCGCAGGTGGTGTCAAGCGAATCGATGTCTCCCCGATGGTGCTGATCAACCTCTCCGAGACACAGGACTTAGCCTCCGGTAATCGGTTCCTCGGAGGAGCTGTTGCGGGCGACTTCTATGTCTCACAGAACTTTGCCATTCGTACCACATTGGGCTATGTGAAAAACCTATATAATACTTCCGTGCAAAGCATCGATGAGCTTTTTGGCGACCCGCAGTTTGTTGAGGGCACGGAGTACTCATTTCGTGTTTCTATTGCCCCCTACGCCGAAGCGCACATTGGTCCCGGTCTGAAGCCGTACGCCACCTTCACGGGCGGATTCGGGTATTTCGAAAGATCGAACAACGTCTCCGATATACGGTACATTCAAGAGGGGGCTATCTCCAACGCCCAATATCTGTCTAATTCGCCCGGTGGAAGCTACTATGATCTTTCGACTTCCCTTGGTCTCAAAGTACCGGTGAGCGGACGGGTTTCTGCTTTTGCCGAAGTTACTCACAGAATATTCTCAAGTTTCGACTCGGATAACTACTACGATGCCAACTCGAACCTTCGGATGATACCGTTCGGATTCGACCAATACAAGACGTTCCTGTCCGCCGGATTGACCTATAGTTTTAGTTTAGATGGCAACTAAGACTTATTGTCACAGTACAATTTAATGGGCCCGGCAAATGCCGGGCCTTTTTGCTTTAGAGATGTCCGCCCTCAAACTTCGACTTGTCTAAAAGCCCGATTTTACGTTTCTTGCCTGATATGATTATTGGGATTACCGGTCAAATCGGCTCCGGCAAATCGACGGCAGCCAGGCTCCTGAAGCAAATGGGGGCGGTGGTTATT includes:
- the rimO gene encoding 30S ribosomal protein S12 methylthiotransferase RimO, producing the protein MKFYIHKLGCPKNDVDADYISARLMADGHQPVFDPEQAESIIVNTCGFILPAKEESIFELLRLGQLKKSAGVKTLFATGCLSQRNGEELLQGMPELDGAFGLGQLDAIADAVKKGTVSSKPVVVDSRRLAYLDFGERFIDADSPYAYLKISDGCDNLCAYCAIPRIRGQYRSRPMESILAEARYLAEHGKRELILVSQDSTLYGHDYPASAKVDIVSLLKELESIEGVKWIRLMYLHPAHVADGLVEYLVSGSKTLPYFDLPLQHINSEILKSMNRKIDRDGIIGLLDKIRRASSEATIRTTFIVGYPGETIEQFGELQSFVSDFEFDRLGVFGYSPEDDTPAADLPGQISEEEKFRRLDELMMLQQEIAFAKNNSLIGSQRDVIIDAICDDGGAIGRTCADCPEIDQEVYVTGGNPGIGDICRVTITASQGYDLEGHFSRE
- a CDS encoding lytic transglycosylase domain-containing protein → MIQFDKLGIFLSKPIAVLLVVIYLIQSGLLVYLIKNRFDLEKQVSFQHNRINELEEKLQIFKAIDDFQIGFNDDEVRQVTDVIYSESKKYHYDPMFVLAVILTESSFKRGQISNKGARGLMQVVPFVGKDLADRTGLEWEGSQMLLEPETNIKLGTFHLFEQILKFGDIKKALLAYNMGEAKLRGMIRENKPLPKGYLNKVMENYKMLKETYKV
- the bamD gene encoding outer membrane protein assembly factor BamD, translating into MKRTLAHAIMLTLLTIFVSNFVGCGGRPSLANLTARELFDKGKAKYSEKDYFDAIEYFQAIVYNYPGESMVDTAQYYLALSYFGNHEYELAQVEFNRLLVNYPSSVYFEHSIFMKAVCFFEGTPRHYGLDQSDLETAIKQFDDFIIDYPEAELVPEAQRYLLLARTRLAKKYYNSGVVYNRLGAYESAGIYFQKVVDDFTDTEFAPQATYKIAEMEYKRRMYSESSKKFANFAAVFPEHEWAAEALEKAPEAAYKSGEESYKAGEFAQAKERLESFLETYPDHEKVDDARKLLEQLKAMPSAEIKKDDDNS
- the nadD gene encoding nicotinate-nucleotide adenylyltransferase; this encodes MTTTPEKGENWGILGGTFDPVHTGHITLANDICIAKGLDGVLLVPAGNHPFKEGTIYASFEDRVQMLKLAVANHDCLGVSKIEQQNNLSGYTLDTIRAVKKRHPGVTFYFIIGADNISQIRNWHRFEKIFDEIHIVAGTRPSYTLDHHGDAVLSRIEFVETSAVNVSSSEIRQLIGQGGDLSVLDRWVGSEIKEYIIRRKLYR
- the polA gene encoding DNA polymerase I, which produces MTSKKTVYLVDGSAVFYRAYFAFIRNPLINSKGENTSATYGFVNSLIKIINDEKPDYIAVAFDTKQPTFRHEMYEEYKSTRAKMPDELVEQLPRIRQAVEALNIASFEREGYEADDLIGTMAKQAEKKGHRVWCVTGDKDFFQLVTDNVGIYNPKGSAGEADKYGPEEVKAKFGVYPELVIDKLALMGDSSDNVPGIPGIGPKTADTLLEQFGSLEAVLEGSDKIKAKGVREKVGSNKDKALLSRELVVIKTDVPMEFDVEQIRRKEINYELAKKLFLELEFNRLLKQLLPEQQASTVEDAAPGVADVEYLCVSSLEELKEVVKELSSKKEIAVDTETTSINALEADLVGVSLAGQARKAYYIPLGHTFDKNKNLPFDSAIKELKKLLENPRVQKGGQNIKYDLHVLRRCGIDITPIGFDTMLASYVLDPSSRENSLNFLAMKYFDYQMQPITDLIGSGKNQKTFDTVSVDKAVFYAAEDADYTFRLRGKLAPLIDDHEMNNLYYNIELPLVKVLADMEQAGIRVDTDFLSGLSGEMDKKIDNLKIEIYKIAGGEFNINSTQQLSHILFEKLNLPTKGKTTKKTGYSTDVKVLEELAEIHPFPKLILEYRQLTKLTGTYIDAIPRLVNPRTGRVHTSFNQTIAATGRLSSTDPNLQNIPVRTEEGRQIRKAFIPADNDHVLLVADYSQIELRILAHYSEDKGLIKAFRDKEDIHARTAAEVYGVDIKKVTPQMRRAAKTANFAVIYGVSAFGLSQQTELDLGESKEFIDTYFERYPGIRQYMDSMKRIAREQGYVTTLFNRRRYLPEITSKNFNVRQFAERIAINTPIQGTAADMIKVAMIKIHKNMASMKSRMVLQVHDELVFDAHKSELDDLRQLVKDGMEKAVKLKVPIVADLGVGDNWLDAK